The following are encoded in a window of Epilithonimonas zeae genomic DNA:
- a CDS encoding LLM class flavin-dependent oxidoreductase: MELGIGMFGDVALDTKTGKYRDASVKLNEILEQVKLMDQTGLDVFAMGEHHRADYAVSSPEILLAAAASITDNIKLASGVTVLSSSEPVKVYEDFSMIDLISKGRAEIFVGRGSFIESFPLYGYDLSDYNQLFEEKLDLLLKINNEENVSWSGILRRPMENQTVYPRAFNNGVLPIWVAVGGTPESVLRAAKLGLPLIVAIIGGMPRQFKNLIEFYKQEYLRAGHDESKMQIAIHSHTFVSDDQKDIDQYFFNYKSQMDRIGRTRGWAPYTKEQYEGGRSKDGALFIGTANEVADKINEMKELFGLTRFIGHMDVGDPAHDVMMNSIQLFGEKVAPIVR, encoded by the coding sequence ATGGAATTAGGAATTGGGATGTTTGGAGATGTTGCTCTAGACACGAAAACCGGAAAATATAGAGATGCAAGCGTAAAACTTAACGAAATCCTTGAGCAGGTAAAACTAATGGACCAAACCGGTCTGGATGTTTTTGCAATGGGCGAACATCACCGTGCAGATTATGCCGTATCTTCTCCCGAGATTCTTTTGGCAGCTGCTGCAAGTATTACTGACAATATAAAATTAGCAAGTGGTGTAACGGTTCTAAGTTCTTCAGAACCTGTAAAAGTTTATGAAGATTTTTCGATGATTGATTTGATTTCAAAAGGTCGTGCAGAAATCTTTGTTGGAAGAGGAAGCTTTATCGAGTCGTTTCCTTTGTACGGCTACGATTTGTCAGATTACAATCAGCTTTTTGAGGAAAAACTGGATTTATTATTGAAAATCAACAACGAAGAAAACGTCAGCTGGAGCGGTATTTTGAGAAGACCAATGGAAAACCAAACCGTTTATCCAAGAGCTTTCAACAACGGTGTATTACCGATTTGGGTTGCGGTTGGTGGAACTCCCGAATCTGTTCTAAGAGCAGCGAAGCTGGGCTTACCATTAATTGTCGCAATCATTGGTGGAATGCCAAGACAATTCAAAAACCTCATCGAATTTTACAAGCAGGAATATCTGAGAGCCGGACACGACGAAAGCAAAATGCAGATTGCCATCCATTCTCACACTTTTGTGAGCGATGACCAGAAGGATATTGATCAATATTTCTTCAACTACAAATCTCAGATGGACAGAATCGGCAGAACCCGTGGTTGGGCACCTTACACCAAAGAGCAATACGAGGGCGGAAGAAGCAAAGACGGTGCTTTGTTTATTGGAACTGCTAACGAGGTTGCGGACAAAATCAACGAGATGAAAGAGCTATTTGGCTTGACAAGGTTCATCGGACATATGGATGTTGGCGATCCGGCGCACGACGTGATGATGAATTCTATCCAGCTGTTTGGTGAGAAAGTGGCTCCAATAGTAAGATAA
- a CDS encoding choice-of-anchor I family protein: MKNNYLFKGLLPIAALFYNPAQSQSLLHYWNFNNNANAASITTPTSTLINGSINASSTGTGSTDTFVDFAGGTGQNFNVDNLNARNGDASGTHLRYNYPINGTIQFNIPTTGYNNIVIKFSTRRSGSGAGNQVWTYSLDGTNFIEYQTVVSKDTNPELITFDFSGVAGVANNPNFKLKVQFTQGAGGAVGNNRFDNFTVDGNNIGGTDTTAPTVTYSPANNINNASTSVNPTIKFNENVRLIDNSPITSANAQNLIELKLNNVSGNVIPFTATFADNQITIIPTATLNPNQTYYLALKPNMVEDESDNAVTTSTSSTFTTAGTSISLDKALIKVDESAGTLAFKINVTNPSTATVNLIAKPTFGTADNNDYTFISEVINIVPGTSTYTVNIPIIDDSRQEQQAEYFVLSLENPVGATISGDASSTVYIIDNDKPAPAPSNQITLNYIGSFDPSSNGNSSTEIVVHDPATKRLFTISSLTDVFDIIDFSNPLTPTVIKTVDMKPYGGITSIAVKNGILAVASPNGTDAQQNGSVVFFDINGNFQKQLTVGVLPDMVTFTPDGNKVMTANEGEPNDAYTVDPEGSISIIDISTGIANISQSNVTTLSFQGYNAQEAAFIASGGRKVKSTSTLAQDLEPEYIAISSDSQKAWVSCQENNGIIEVDLTTNTLGNIWGLGKKDMSLPGNGFDASDNNGEVLIANWPVKAYYNPDAMASFKIGNTNYLVTANEGDEKDLGGFSERTTVGANGYVLNPNNFPNSSILKASHNLGRFRVTNVNGNTDSNSDFEEIHALGARSFSIFNADTKQIVYDSGDQFERYIAAHHPLIFNADNEANGAKVRSRAKGPEPEGVTLGTISGQTFAFITLERTGGVMVYNVTDPNNVTFTDYKHSRMTSAYGGDNGPEGITYIAPENSGTGKGYVVIANEISGTLSMYEVALSPTLAAGNVKNEKTTFNIFPNPVNKGNILYFNRVQSYELYDMSGKMLSKESNALTIDTSKLSTGVYLVKTSEGETKRVIVK; encoded by the coding sequence ATGAAAAACAATTACCTTTTCAAAGGTCTATTGCCTATCGCTGCGTTATTTTATAACCCGGCTCAGAGTCAGTCTCTACTCCATTATTGGAACTTCAACAACAATGCTAATGCTGCAAGTATTACAACTCCTACCTCTACTCTAATAAATGGCTCTATTAACGCTAGTTCAACCGGCACAGGAAGTACAGATACGTTTGTTGATTTTGCTGGAGGGACTGGACAAAACTTCAATGTGGATAATCTGAATGCAAGAAACGGCGACGCTTCCGGAACACATTTGAGATATAATTATCCTATTAATGGAACCATCCAATTCAATATCCCAACAACTGGCTATAATAATATAGTTATCAAATTCTCAACAAGAAGGTCTGGTTCCGGTGCAGGGAATCAAGTTTGGACGTACTCTTTGGACGGAACCAATTTTATTGAATATCAAACTGTTGTGTCAAAAGATACTAATCCTGAGTTGATTACTTTTGATTTTTCAGGTGTAGCAGGTGTTGCCAACAATCCTAATTTCAAGCTCAAAGTTCAGTTTACTCAAGGCGCCGGCGGTGCTGTTGGAAATAACAGATTTGACAATTTCACAGTGGATGGAAATAACATCGGTGGAACTGATACAACAGCACCGACCGTAACTTATTCTCCTGCAAACAATATCAATAATGCTTCAACAAGTGTTAATCCTACAATCAAATTCAATGAGAATGTAAGATTGATTGACAACTCGCCAATCACTTCTGCGAATGCTCAGAATCTTATTGAATTAAAATTAAATAACGTTTCAGGAAACGTAATTCCATTCACAGCGACATTTGCAGATAATCAAATTACAATTATCCCGACTGCAACTTTAAATCCAAATCAAACTTATTATTTGGCATTGAAACCAAATATGGTTGAAGACGAAAGCGACAATGCTGTAACAACTTCTACTTCTAGTACATTCACAACGGCGGGAACAAGCATTTCATTAGACAAAGCTCTAATTAAAGTTGATGAAAGTGCCGGAACTTTAGCATTCAAAATCAATGTTACGAATCCTTCTACTGCGACAGTTAATTTAATTGCAAAACCAACTTTCGGAACCGCTGACAATAATGACTACACTTTCATTTCCGAGGTTATTAATATTGTTCCCGGAACTTCAACTTATACCGTTAACATTCCAATTATTGATGATTCGAGACAAGAACAGCAGGCTGAATATTTTGTTTTAAGTCTTGAAAATCCTGTTGGTGCAACTATTTCTGGAGATGCATCTTCTACAGTCTATATTATCGATAATGATAAGCCAGCTCCTGCACCATCTAACCAAATCACGTTGAATTACATCGGAAGCTTTGACCCTTCCAGTAACGGCAACAGCTCTACAGAGATTGTAGTTCACGACCCAGCAACCAAGAGATTATTCACGATCAGTTCTTTGACGGATGTTTTTGATATTATTGATTTCTCAAATCCATTAACTCCAACGGTTATCAAAACCGTGGATATGAAGCCTTATGGAGGAATCACAAGTATTGCTGTGAAAAACGGAATCCTAGCTGTAGCGTCACCAAACGGAACAGATGCACAGCAAAATGGCTCGGTTGTTTTCTTTGATATTAATGGAAATTTCCAGAAACAATTGACAGTTGGTGTTTTACCAGATATGGTAACTTTCACACCAGACGGAAACAAAGTAATGACCGCCAACGAAGGCGAGCCAAATGATGCTTACACTGTTGACCCAGAAGGTTCTATCAGTATTATTGATATTTCAACAGGAATTGCAAATATTTCTCAGTCTAATGTAACAACACTTTCTTTCCAAGGTTATAATGCTCAGGAAGCTGCCTTCATCGCATCTGGTGGAAGAAAAGTAAAATCTACGAGTACACTAGCTCAAGATCTTGAACCGGAATATATCGCTATCAGTTCAGACAGCCAAAAAGCCTGGGTTTCTTGTCAGGAAAACAACGGAATCATCGAGGTCGACCTTACGACCAATACTTTAGGAAACATCTGGGGATTAGGCAAAAAAGATATGAGTCTTCCAGGAAATGGCTTCGATGCTTCTGATAATAACGGTGAAGTTTTGATTGCGAACTGGCCTGTAAAAGCTTATTATAATCCGGATGCAATGGCTTCCTTTAAAATCGGAAACACCAATTATCTGGTAACTGCGAATGAAGGAGACGAAAAAGATTTAGGTGGATTCAGTGAGAGAACGACAGTTGGTGCTAATGGCTATGTTTTAAATCCAAATAATTTCCCTAACTCTTCCATCTTGAAAGCTTCTCACAACTTAGGGAGATTCCGCGTAACAAATGTGAATGGAAACACAGATTCGAACTCAGACTTTGAAGAAATCCACGCTTTAGGAGCAAGGTCTTTCTCTATCTTCAATGCGGATACAAAACAAATCGTTTATGACAGTGGCGATCAGTTCGAAAGATATATCGCAGCCCATCATCCTTTGATTTTCAATGCAGATAACGAAGCAAATGGCGCTAAAGTAAGAAGCCGTGCAAAAGGTCCTGAACCAGAGGGTGTGACATTAGGAACGATATCAGGGCAAACTTTCGCTTTCATCACTTTGGAAAGAACCGGCGGTGTAATGGTTTATAACGTAACAGACCCAAATAATGTAACCTTTACAGATTACAAACACTCCAGAATGACTTCTGCTTATGGAGGCGACAATGGTCCGGAAGGCATCACCTATATTGCTCCTGAAAACTCAGGGACAGGAAAGGGTTATGTTGTGATTGCAAACGAAATCAGCGGAACTTTATCGATGTACGAAGTAGCGCTTTCACCAACTTTAGCAGCAGGCAATGTTAAAAATGAAAAAACAACATTCAACATCTTCCCGAATCCGGTTAATAAAGGAAATATCTTGTATTTCAACAGAGTTCAAAGCTATGAGTTGTATGATATGTCAGGAAAAATGTTATCCAAAGAAAGTAATGCTTTAACTATTGATACTTCCAAACTTTCAACAGGTGTCTATCTAGTAAAAACTTCTGAAGGCGAAACGAAGAGAGTCATTGTAAAATAA
- a CDS encoding DUF1569 domain-containing protein yields the protein MALERLLQKIESLLPEIDKENLKVSKASIGWHLEHSLLILNASLKGLTMTNPDNYKPKFSIKKFIFLNFGLIPRGKIKSPKQFIPLETSTKESIEKLFNLAKQRLETVKNLPSKSYITHPFLGDLDKKTALKFLGLHTNHHLKIIDDILKS from the coding sequence ATGGCATTGGAAAGATTATTGCAAAAAATAGAATCGTTGCTTCCTGAAATTGATAAAGAAAATTTAAAAGTTTCCAAAGCATCGATTGGCTGGCATCTGGAACATTCTTTATTAATCCTGAATGCAAGTCTGAAAGGTTTAACGATGACCAATCCGGACAATTACAAACCAAAATTCAGTATCAAAAAGTTTATATTTCTCAATTTCGGACTGATTCCGAGAGGGAAAATCAAGTCTCCGAAGCAATTTATTCCATTAGAAACGTCGACCAAAGAAAGTATCGAAAAGCTTTTTAATCTGGCGAAACAGAGATTGGAAACTGTGAAAAATCTACCTTCAAAATCCTATATCACGCATCCTTTTCTTGGCGACCTCGATAAAAAAACAGCACTCAAATTTTTAGGACTTCATACCAATCATCATTTGAAAATTATCGATGATATTTTGAAATCTTAA
- a CDS encoding zinc-dependent metalloprotease: MKKILLTLVSVLSLSAYGQRTCGTDKKMAEFYAANPQAKANREALKDYLVHNDYASSRRAGVVTIPVVVHVLYSSTAMNISEAQIASQIKVLNDDFRKLNVDFNTVVPSYFQGNAADMELAFCMATKKPDGSATTGIERKSVTANFNFDDNYYKTSGLVAWDPTKYLNIWVGNMSADYLGWAYLPDSAGAAYDGLAIGYKQFGTTGTVVYPYNKGRTATHEIGHYFGLEHPWGSVEDYGNSPVKSNCGKTGWDDFCADTPATYYPHFTKPTNVNIYTCISTNNGAMFMNYMDYVQDNQMAFFTNGQKTIAQNTMVGPRASLLNSNACSSTMGVDDVEKSNSINIFPNPAVNYISIASPLVKINEVEIFGNDGRLVKRANIKNETDKIDVKNLPVGTYYVRTYDNGNFIKSMKFIKN, from the coding sequence ATGAAGAAAATTCTATTAACATTAGTAAGCGTTCTAAGCTTGAGTGCTTACGGACAAAGAACTTGTGGAACGGATAAGAAGATGGCAGAATTTTACGCTGCTAATCCACAAGCGAAAGCAAACAGAGAAGCTCTGAAAGATTATTTGGTTCACAATGACTATGCAAGTTCTAGAAGAGCAGGTGTTGTAACCATTCCCGTTGTTGTGCATGTTTTATATTCCTCTACTGCTATGAATATATCTGAAGCTCAGATTGCTTCTCAAATCAAAGTGTTGAATGACGATTTCAGAAAACTCAATGTAGATTTCAATACAGTTGTTCCTTCTTACTTCCAGGGAAACGCAGCTGATATGGAATTGGCTTTTTGTATGGCGACCAAAAAACCAGATGGTTCTGCGACTACAGGAATCGAAAGAAAATCTGTAACGGCAAATTTCAATTTTGATGACAATTATTACAAAACTTCGGGTTTGGTAGCTTGGGATCCTACAAAGTATCTTAATATTTGGGTTGGTAATATGTCAGCAGATTATTTAGGTTGGGCTTACCTTCCGGATTCTGCTGGTGCTGCTTACGATGGGCTTGCTATCGGATATAAACAGTTTGGAACTACAGGAACAGTTGTTTATCCTTACAACAAAGGTAGGACTGCAACGCACGAGATTGGCCATTATTTCGGACTGGAACATCCTTGGGGTTCTGTGGAAGATTATGGTAATTCTCCAGTAAAAAGTAATTGTGGTAAAACGGGTTGGGATGATTTCTGTGCTGATACGCCTGCTACTTATTATCCACACTTTACGAAACCAACCAACGTAAATATTTATACCTGTATTTCGACAAACAATGGTGCAATGTTTATGAATTATATGGATTACGTACAAGATAATCAGATGGCATTTTTTACAAACGGACAAAAAACAATCGCTCAGAATACAATGGTAGGACCAAGAGCTAGTTTATTGAATTCTAACGCTTGCTCATCAACTATGGGTGTTGATGATGTAGAGAAATCAAACTCGATTAATATTTTTCCAAACCCTGCAGTTAATTATATTTCAATTGCTTCGCCTTTGGTGAAAATCAATGAAGTGGAAATTTTTGGTAATGATGGAAGATTGGTGAAAAGAGCTAATATCAAAAATGAAACGGACAAAATTGATGTGAAAAACCTTCCTGTCGGAACTTATTATGTGAGAACTTATGACAATGGTAACTTCATCAAGTCAATGAAGTTTATCAAGAACTAA
- a CDS encoding ComEC/Rec2 family competence protein, protein MKKQPLLILLLCFILGILFQDYLMVSQIFIFSFLITSSASLLSILIRNAFFQRIKYYCLGFFFFSIGMFVHFQNSQQPKLPTLKEKETIVFQLDKKLNSNDKNRKYYVEVLEVSDLKQKENFPFKTVISIPKDVEALDFENYYKAEVYIHHPEEIKNDFQFDYKKYLARQEVYFQAYLPNDILKTEKKSTDFKDKIKQKRLDVLNQINHSSLSPKIQEFLKGIILADRTEMDAETVKDFNQTGLVHLLAISGSHMVIIFWITLLILNQILPVKFRKISIVLSILLIWTFAIFIDYGSSVMRSCLMITCYYMMVLLQRKSDLLHSLALSAFIILIFDSNQLFDVGFQLSYVAVLGIWWLTNPIKNLFRKPKFKAEKFFYEISAMTFAAQIATLPLAIYYFHQFSFVSIIANLLIIPLSELIIVSSLLIVVLIAFGFSNIPFLYKGFDIFVQFILKLIHWFSGFESLMNKNISLNILELSILLVAIYFLKFLIKDILNPKNLLRFCFCFLAFFAVRISFNIFNYNKEEMFVYNFYKEKIVIVKNKDHAIFWMKESKNEDKIRDFVINPYLTSGRIKDFKINYIPEDSEAFVYQGNKFELK, encoded by the coding sequence ATGAAAAAACAGCCATTATTAATATTGCTGCTATGTTTCATTCTTGGAATTCTGTTTCAAGACTACCTGATGGTGAGTCAGATTTTTATCTTTTCTTTTCTGATAACTTCATCTGCCTCTCTTCTTTCTATATTAATTAGGAATGCGTTTTTCCAACGTATCAAATATTACTGTTTAGGATTTTTCTTTTTTTCGATTGGGATGTTTGTCCATTTTCAGAATTCCCAACAACCAAAACTTCCAACTTTAAAAGAAAAAGAAACGATTGTTTTTCAATTAGATAAAAAGCTTAATTCTAATGATAAGAATAGGAAATATTATGTTGAGGTTCTTGAAGTTTCTGATTTAAAGCAAAAAGAAAATTTTCCTTTTAAAACCGTTATTAGTATTCCAAAAGATGTTGAAGCTTTAGACTTTGAAAATTATTATAAAGCCGAAGTTTACATTCATCATCCAGAAGAAATCAAGAATGATTTTCAGTTCGATTACAAAAAATATCTGGCAAGACAAGAAGTTTATTTTCAAGCCTACCTTCCGAATGACATCCTAAAAACCGAAAAGAAATCAACGGATTTTAAAGATAAAATCAAACAAAAACGTTTGGATGTTCTCAATCAAATCAATCATTCTTCTTTGTCTCCGAAGATTCAGGAGTTTCTGAAAGGAATTATTCTCGCTGACAGAACTGAAATGGATGCTGAAACGGTCAAAGACTTTAATCAAACCGGATTGGTTCATCTTTTAGCGATTTCTGGTTCGCATATGGTCATTATTTTCTGGATAACACTTTTGATTTTGAACCAAATTCTTCCTGTGAAATTTAGAAAAATTTCGATTGTTCTGAGCATTCTTTTGATTTGGACTTTCGCTATTTTCATAGATTATGGAAGTTCCGTAATGCGAAGCTGTCTAATGATTACGTGTTATTATATGATGGTTTTGCTGCAACGGAAATCGGATTTGTTGCATTCTTTGGCATTATCGGCTTTTATTATTTTGATTTTTGATTCAAATCAATTGTTTGATGTTGGATTTCAGTTGAGTTATGTTGCTGTTTTAGGAATTTGGTGGCTGACGAATCCAATTAAAAACTTGTTCAGAAAACCAAAGTTCAAAGCTGAGAAGTTCTTTTACGAAATCTCTGCAATGACTTTCGCAGCACAGATTGCGACGTTGCCTTTGGCGATTTATTATTTTCATCAATTTTCTTTTGTTTCAATCATTGCTAATCTTTTGATTATTCCATTGTCTGAATTGATTATTGTTTCTTCCTTGTTAATTGTGGTTTTGATTGCTTTTGGGTTCAGTAATATTCCGTTTTTATACAAAGGTTTTGATATTTTTGTCCAATTTATTTTAAAACTGATTCATTGGTTTTCCGGTTTCGAATCTTTAATGAATAAAAATATTTCGCTCAATATTTTAGAATTAAGTATTCTTCTTGTGGCTATTTATTTTCTTAAATTTTTAATCAAAGACATTTTAAATCCGAAGAATCTGTTGAGGTTTTGTTTTTGTTTTCTGGCATTTTTCGCAGTAAGAATTTCATTCAATATTTTTAATTATAACAAAGAAGAAATGTTTGTTTACAACTTTTATAAAGAGAAAATTGTAATCGTTAAAAATAAAGACCACGCAATATTTTGGATGAAAGAAAGTAAGAACGAAGACAAGATTCGGGACTTCGTCATAAATCCATATTTGACTTCGGGAAGAATTAAAGACTTTAAAATCAATTATATTCCTGAAGATTCAGAAGCTTTTGTTTATCAAGGAAATAAATTTGAGTTAAAATAG
- the ppk1 gene encoding polyphosphate kinase 1 produces the protein MPQEFNPRDVTWLGFNARVLQEAMDKSVPIHLRIRFLGIFSNNLDEFFRVRVAGLKRAMDFKQKLLAESFYDAPSKILQKINKLVIHQQEDFDKTWKDVQREMAKEKVFIKDYKHLTAEQKEFVVKYFDEEVESNVIPILLHDNKPMPYLREKSLFIGVAMRRKEWQYESQYAIIELPVTANGRFVLLPTEDKEQKDVMLLEDVIIYNLPHIFSYFGYDEYTAHCFKVTKDAEFDLDNDIKTTLADKIEKGIKSRRKGKPTRFVFDKEIDKALLEFLIKKLSLSKKDSIIPGQKIHNFRHFMDFPDVFKAYQKPVERTTFIHPEFAKKQRVTDVIIKKDVLLTFPYHSYDSVIDLLREAAMDPDVKSIQITAYRLASSSKIANALINAVRNGKEVTVMLELRARFDEESNLWWKDRFELEGVKVLLGIPNKKVHAKLCIIKKRVNNRTIQYGFVSTGNFNEKTAKIYGDHLLMTSNRAIMADINKVFLALNKPKADPTIALKSCKTLMVCPVFMREKIIAHIDKEIEEAKAGRKAEMIVKVNSLSDKTLILKLYEAAQAGVNTKMIVRGIYCAVNQKEFKKKIYAISIVDEYLEHARVMYFYNKGAENMYISSADWMTRNLDYRIEAATPVLQKNLKKELKTLLDIQLEDNVKARILDKNMRNEYVESDKTDQKRSQIETYNYLKNQKY, from the coding sequence ATGCCACAAGAATTTAATCCGCGTGACGTCACTTGGCTCGGTTTCAACGCCAGAGTTTTACAGGAAGCAATGGACAAAAGTGTTCCGATACATCTCAGAATTCGTTTTCTAGGAATTTTTTCTAATAATTTGGATGAGTTTTTCCGCGTGAGAGTTGCAGGATTGAAACGTGCAATGGACTTTAAACAAAAACTTCTTGCCGAATCTTTCTACGATGCACCTTCCAAAATTCTTCAAAAAATCAATAAATTGGTTATCCATCAGCAGGAAGATTTTGACAAAACATGGAAAGATGTTCAGCGCGAAATGGCAAAAGAAAAGGTTTTTATCAAAGATTATAAACATCTGACAGCAGAGCAAAAAGAATTTGTTGTCAAATATTTTGATGAAGAAGTGGAGAGTAATGTCATCCCGATTTTGCTTCACGACAATAAACCCATGCCTTACCTTCGGGAAAAAAGTCTTTTCATTGGTGTGGCAATGCGAAGAAAAGAATGGCAATACGAAAGTCAATATGCGATTATTGAACTTCCTGTAACCGCTAACGGGAGATTTGTTCTTTTGCCGACAGAAGACAAAGAACAAAAAGATGTGATGCTTTTGGAAGACGTAATTATCTATAATCTTCCGCATATTTTCTCCTATTTTGGTTATGACGAGTATACGGCACATTGTTTCAAAGTGACAAAAGATGCAGAATTTGACTTGGATAACGACATCAAAACAACCTTAGCAGATAAAATCGAAAAAGGAATTAAAAGCCGACGAAAAGGAAAACCGACACGTTTTGTCTTCGATAAAGAAATTGATAAAGCTCTGCTGGAATTTCTCATCAAGAAATTAAGCTTAAGCAAAAAAGACAGTATTATTCCGGGACAGAAAATTCATAATTTCAGGCATTTTATGGATTTTCCTGATGTGTTCAAGGCTTATCAGAAACCTGTAGAAAGGACAACTTTCATCCACCCCGAATTTGCTAAAAAACAGAGAGTGACGGATGTGATCATCAAGAAAGATGTGTTACTGACTTTTCCTTACCATTCTTATGACTCTGTCATTGACCTATTGAGAGAAGCAGCGATGGATCCTGATGTGAAATCAATCCAAATTACGGCGTACAGACTGGCATCGAGTTCCAAAATCGCCAATGCTTTGATTAATGCTGTTCGAAATGGTAAAGAAGTAACGGTAATGCTGGAACTGAGGGCGAGGTTCGATGAAGAGTCTAATCTTTGGTGGAAGGACAGATTCGAGCTGGAAGGTGTAAAAGTTCTTCTCGGAATTCCGAATAAAAAAGTCCACGCCAAATTATGCATCATCAAGAAAAGAGTGAATAACCGAACCATCCAATACGGTTTTGTCAGCACAGGAAACTTCAACGAAAAGACGGCAAAAATCTATGGTGACCATTTGTTAATGACTTCCAACAGAGCAATAATGGCAGACATCAACAAAGTTTTTCTTGCCCTTAACAAACCAAAAGCAGACCCAACCATCGCTTTAAAAAGTTGTAAAACCTTGATGGTTTGTCCGGTTTTTATGAGAGAAAAAATCATCGCTCACATCGATAAAGAAATAGAAGAAGCCAAAGCTGGCAGAAAAGCAGAAATGATTGTCAAAGTTAATTCCCTGAGTGATAAAACTTTGATTTTGAAACTTTATGAAGCTGCACAAGCCGGTGTGAATACCAAAATGATTGTCCGAGGCATCTATTGTGCTGTGAATCAGAAAGAATTCAAGAAGAAAATCTATGCGATAAGTATTGTTGACGAATATCTGGAACACGCCCGAGTGATGTATTTTTATAACAAAGGTGCGGAAAATATGTACATCTCTTCTGCCGATTGGATGACCCGAAATCTGGACTACAGAATAGAAGCTGCCACTCCGGTTTTGCAAAAAAACCTGAAAAAAGAACTGAAAACCCTGCTGGATATACAGCTGGAAGACAATGTGAAAGCCAGAATCCTGGACAAAAATATGCGAAACGAATATGTTGAAAGTGATAAAACAGACCAGAAAAGGTCACAAATAGAAACTTATAATTACCTGAAAAACCAGAAATATTAA
- a CDS encoding Ppx/GppA phosphatase family protein, with the protein MIIAAIDIGSNAARLLINEVKESKGKVEFTKLNLLRIPLRLGFDVFSKGEIGPERKQMAINTMKIFSQLMAMYKVEHYRACATSAMRDAKNGQEIIDIVKEEADINIEIISGDEEATLIYENHVAEGLDKNFAYLYVDVGGGSTELTFYENDKMKYEHSFNIGTIRLLNGLVTPNIWEEMKEEIKDKIKSKNPVVAIGSGGNINKIFSLSKTKDGKPMPVSVIKKYLKEMQNLSVEERMQLYQFREDRADVIVPALQIFNNVMNWAEIKHIYVPKISVADGLIHNIYTNLIDKK; encoded by the coding sequence ATGATAATCGCCGCTATAGATATAGGAAGTAATGCCGCAAGACTGCTCATCAATGAAGTAAAAGAGTCTAAAGGAAAAGTAGAATTCACGAAACTGAATCTTCTTAGAATCCCTTTGCGATTAGGCTTCGATGTTTTCAGCAAAGGCGAAATTGGTCCGGAAAGAAAGCAGATGGCCATTAATACAATGAAGATTTTCAGTCAGTTAATGGCAATGTACAAAGTGGAACATTACCGTGCGTGTGCCACAAGTGCAATGCGAGATGCCAAAAATGGTCAGGAAATTATTGACATTGTAAAAGAAGAGGCCGACATCAATATAGAAATCATTTCAGGCGATGAAGAAGCGACTTTGATTTATGAAAATCACGTTGCAGAAGGTCTTGACAAAAACTTCGCCTATCTCTATGTGGATGTTGGCGGCGGTTCTACGGAACTCACTTTCTATGAGAATGATAAGATGAAGTATGAACATTCTTTCAATATTGGAACAATCAGACTGCTAAATGGTTTGGTAACTCCAAATATTTGGGAGGAAATGAAGGAGGAAATTAAAGATAAAATCAAAAGTAAAAACCCGGTTGTAGCCATCGGCTCCGGTGGAAATATCAACAAAATATTTTCTCTCAGCAAAACCAAAGATGGAAAACCAATGCCTGTTTCTGTCATCAAAAAATATCTGAAAGAGATGCAAAATCTTTCCGTAGAAGAAAGAATGCAGCTTTACCAGTTCCGGGAAGACCGCGCAGATGTGATTGTTCCGGCGCTTCAAATCTTCAATAATGTCATGAATTGGGCAGAAATCAAACACATCTACGTCCCAAAAATTTCCGTTGCAGATGGATTGATTCATAATATTTACACAAATCTTATAGACAAAAAATAA